The following coding sequences lie in one Vicugna pacos chromosome 5, VicPac4, whole genome shotgun sequence genomic window:
- the RBM45 gene encoding RNA-binding protein 45 isoform X1: MDEAGSCASGGGFRPGVDSLDEPPNSRIFLVISKYTPESVLRERFSPFGEIQDIWVVRDKHTKESKGIAFVKFARSSQACRAMEEMHGQCLSPNDTKPIKVFIAQSRSSGSHRDVEDEELTRIFVMIPKSYTEEDLREKFKVYGDIEYCSIIKNKVTGESKGLGYVRYLKPSQAAQAIENCDRSFRAILAEPKNKASESSEQDYYSNMRQETLGHEPRINMFPFVGEQQSEFSSFDKNDSRGQEAISKRLSVVSRVPFTEEQLFSIFDIVPGLEYCEVQRDPYSNYGHGVVQYFNVASAIYAKYKLHGFQYPPGNRIGVSFIDDGSNATDLLRKMATQMVAAQLASMVWNNPSQQQFLQFGGSSGSQLPQIQTDVVLPSCKKKAPPDTPVKERLFIVFNPHPLPLDVLEDIFCRFGNLIEVYLVSGKNVGYAKYADRISANDAITTLHGKILNGVRLKVMLADSPREESNKRQRTY, translated from the exons ATGGACGAAGCGGGCAGCTGTGCGAGCGGCGGAGGCTTCCGCCCGGGTGTGGACAGCCTAGACGAGCCACCCAACAGCCGCATCTTCCTGGTGATCAGCAAGTACACGCCCGAGTCGGTGCTGAGGGAGCGCTTCTCGCCCTTCGGAGAGATCCAGGATATCTGGGTGGTGCGGGACAAGCACACCAAGGAGTCCAAGGGCATCGCCTTCGTCAAGTTTGCCCGCAGCTCGCAGGCCTGCAGGGCCATGGAGGAGATGCACGGCCAGTGCCTCAGCCCCAACGACACGAAGCCTATCAAG GTTTTCATTGCCCAGTCCAGATCATCTGGAAGTCACCGAGATGTTGAAGATGAAGAACTTACAAGAATATTTGTTATGATACCAAAGTCCTACACAGAAGAAGATCTACGGGAAAAATTTAAG GTATATGGAGATATCGAGTATTGCAGCATTATTAAGAATAAAGTAACTGGAGAAAGTAAAGGTTTGGGATATGTGCGATACTTAAAACCATCACAAGCTGCCCAAGCAATAGAAAACTGTGATCGAA gCTTTAGGGCAATCTTGGCTGAACCTAAAAATAAAGCATCTGAATCCTCAGAACAAGATTATTACAGTAATATGAGGCAGGAGACTTTGGGACATGAACCTAGAATAAATATGTTTCCAT TTGTTGGAGAACAACAATCTGAATTTTCAAGTTTTGACAAGAATGACAGCAGAGGCCAGGAAGCCATCTCCAAACGCCTGTCAGTTGTATCAAGAGTTCCTTTCACCGAAGAGCAGCTTTTCAGCATTTTTGATATAGTACCAGGATTGGAATACTGTGAAGTTCAACGAGACCCTTATTCTAATTATG GTCATGGAGTGGTTCAGTATTTTAATGTAGCATCAGCTATTTATGCAAAATACAAGTTGCATGGATTTCAGTACCCTCCTGGGAATCGGATAGGTGTTTCCTTCATTGATGATGGGAGTAATGCAACAGA TCTCCTTAGAAAAATGGCAACGCAGATGGTAGCTGCACAGCTTGCATCAATGGTGTGGAATAACCCAAGTCAGCAGCAATTTTTG CAATTTGGAGGAAGTTCTGGATCACAGCTGCCTCAAATCCAGACAGATGTGGTACTTCCATCATGCAAGAAAAAAGCCCCTCCTGACACTCCTGTGAAAGAAAGACTTTTTATCGTGTTTAATCCTCATCCTTTACCTTTAGATGTACTAGAGGATATATTCTG CCGTTTTGGTAACCTGATCGAAGTTTACCTTGTGTCAGGAAAAAATGTGGGGTATGCCAAGTATGCAGATAGAATAAGTGCTAATGATGCCATTACTACTTTACATGGAAAGATCCTAAATGGAGTCAGACTTAAAGTTATGCTGGCAGATTCCCCAAGAGAAGAATCTAACAAACGACAGAGAACTTACTGA
- the RBM45 gene encoding RNA-binding protein 45 isoform X2 — translation MDEAGSCASGGGFRPGVDSLDEPPNSRIFLVISKYTPESVLRERFSPFGEIQDIWVVRDKHTKESKGIAFVKFARSSQACRAMEEMHGQCLSPNDTKPIKVFIAQSRSSGSHRDVEDEELTRIFVMIPKSYTEEDLREKFKVYGDIEYCSIIKNKVTGESKGLGYVRYLKPSQAAQAIENCDRSFRAILAEPKNKASESSEQDYYSNMRQETLGHEPRINMFPFEQQSEFSSFDKNDSRGQEAISKRLSVVSRVPFTEEQLFSIFDIVPGLEYCEVQRDPYSNYGHGVVQYFNVASAIYAKYKLHGFQYPPGNRIGVSFIDDGSNATDLLRKMATQMVAAQLASMVWNNPSQQQFLQFGGSSGSQLPQIQTDVVLPSCKKKAPPDTPVKERLFIVFNPHPLPLDVLEDIFCRFGNLIEVYLVSGKNVGYAKYADRISANDAITTLHGKILNGVRLKVMLADSPREESNKRQRTY, via the exons ATGGACGAAGCGGGCAGCTGTGCGAGCGGCGGAGGCTTCCGCCCGGGTGTGGACAGCCTAGACGAGCCACCCAACAGCCGCATCTTCCTGGTGATCAGCAAGTACACGCCCGAGTCGGTGCTGAGGGAGCGCTTCTCGCCCTTCGGAGAGATCCAGGATATCTGGGTGGTGCGGGACAAGCACACCAAGGAGTCCAAGGGCATCGCCTTCGTCAAGTTTGCCCGCAGCTCGCAGGCCTGCAGGGCCATGGAGGAGATGCACGGCCAGTGCCTCAGCCCCAACGACACGAAGCCTATCAAG GTTTTCATTGCCCAGTCCAGATCATCTGGAAGTCACCGAGATGTTGAAGATGAAGAACTTACAAGAATATTTGTTATGATACCAAAGTCCTACACAGAAGAAGATCTACGGGAAAAATTTAAG GTATATGGAGATATCGAGTATTGCAGCATTATTAAGAATAAAGTAACTGGAGAAAGTAAAGGTTTGGGATATGTGCGATACTTAAAACCATCACAAGCTGCCCAAGCAATAGAAAACTGTGATCGAA gCTTTAGGGCAATCTTGGCTGAACCTAAAAATAAAGCATCTGAATCCTCAGAACAAGATTATTACAGTAATATGAGGCAGGAGACTTTGGGACATGAACCTAGAATAAATATGTTTCCATTTG AACAACAATCTGAATTTTCAAGTTTTGACAAGAATGACAGCAGAGGCCAGGAAGCCATCTCCAAACGCCTGTCAGTTGTATCAAGAGTTCCTTTCACCGAAGAGCAGCTTTTCAGCATTTTTGATATAGTACCAGGATTGGAATACTGTGAAGTTCAACGAGACCCTTATTCTAATTATG GTCATGGAGTGGTTCAGTATTTTAATGTAGCATCAGCTATTTATGCAAAATACAAGTTGCATGGATTTCAGTACCCTCCTGGGAATCGGATAGGTGTTTCCTTCATTGATGATGGGAGTAATGCAACAGA TCTCCTTAGAAAAATGGCAACGCAGATGGTAGCTGCACAGCTTGCATCAATGGTGTGGAATAACCCAAGTCAGCAGCAATTTTTG CAATTTGGAGGAAGTTCTGGATCACAGCTGCCTCAAATCCAGACAGATGTGGTACTTCCATCATGCAAGAAAAAAGCCCCTCCTGACACTCCTGTGAAAGAAAGACTTTTTATCGTGTTTAATCCTCATCCTTTACCTTTAGATGTACTAGAGGATATATTCTG CCGTTTTGGTAACCTGATCGAAGTTTACCTTGTGTCAGGAAAAAATGTGGGGTATGCCAAGTATGCAGATAGAATAAGTGCTAATGATGCCATTACTACTTTACATGGAAAGATCCTAAATGGAGTCAGACTTAAAGTTATGCTGGCAGATTCCCCAAGAGAAGAATCTAACAAACGACAGAGAACTTACTGA